In a genomic window of Nocardiopsis mwathae:
- a CDS encoding aspartate aminotransferase family protein, with protein MSELLARHRAVMPAWLALNYESPIEITSGGGSRVTDAEGRTYLDFFCGIVTNMLGYDVAEVREAVERQLAKGVVHTSTLYLLRGQVELAEKIARLSGIPDAKVFFTNSGTEANETALLLATCARGTDQVLALRNSYHGRSYGTVAVTGNRGWKNSSLSPLNVHYLHGTDRTAPAFRAMSDREYIEACVADLRDVLVTATAPDVACLIAEPIQGVGGFAMAPDGLLAAYKEVLDEHGILFIADEVQTGWGRTGSSFFGIGDHGVVPDAMTFAKGLGNGFAVGGVVARGDLMDGLTANGVATFGGNPVSMAAANATLDYVLDHDLQANAARRGELIMAGLRPLTELSSVADVRGKGLMFAIEMADPATGAPAPGLAAAVMEGARERGLLVGKGGVHNNVLRMAPPLNLSEEDAREGRDILVDTVTAVDSKVRSA; from the coding sequence ATGTCGGAACTTCTCGCTCGCCACCGCGCTGTCATGCCCGCCTGGCTCGCCCTCAACTACGAGTCGCCCATCGAGATCACCAGCGGCGGCGGAAGCCGCGTCACGGACGCCGAAGGCCGCACCTACCTGGACTTCTTCTGCGGCATCGTGACCAACATGCTCGGCTACGACGTCGCCGAGGTCCGCGAGGCCGTGGAGCGCCAGCTCGCCAAGGGCGTCGTGCACACCTCGACCCTCTACCTCCTGCGCGGCCAGGTCGAGCTGGCCGAGAAGATCGCCCGCCTGTCCGGAATCCCCGACGCCAAGGTCTTCTTCACCAACTCCGGAACAGAGGCGAACGAGACGGCGCTGCTGCTGGCCACCTGCGCCCGCGGCACCGACCAGGTGCTGGCGCTGCGCAACAGCTACCACGGCCGGTCGTACGGCACCGTCGCCGTCACCGGCAACCGGGGCTGGAAGAACTCCTCCCTGTCCCCGCTCAACGTGCACTATCTGCACGGCACCGACCGCACCGCCCCGGCCTTCCGCGCCATGTCGGACCGGGAGTACATCGAGGCCTGCGTCGCCGACCTGCGCGACGTGCTCGTCACCGCCACCGCCCCCGACGTCGCCTGCCTGATCGCCGAGCCGATCCAGGGCGTCGGCGGCTTCGCCATGGCCCCCGACGGCCTGCTCGCCGCCTACAAGGAGGTCCTGGACGAGCACGGCATCCTGTTCATCGCGGACGAGGTGCAGACCGGATGGGGCCGCACCGGCTCCAGTTTCTTCGGCATCGGCGATCACGGGGTGGTCCCCGACGCCATGACCTTCGCCAAGGGGCTGGGCAACGGGTTCGCGGTGGGCGGCGTGGTGGCGCGCGGCGACCTCATGGACGGGCTCACCGCCAACGGGGTCGCCACCTTCGGCGGCAACCCCGTCTCCATGGCCGCGGCCAACGCCACCCTCGACTACGTGCTCGACCACGACCTGCAGGCCAACGCCGCCCGCAGGGGAGAGCTCATCATGGCCGGGCTGCGCCCGCTCACCGAGCTGTCCAGCGTCGCCGACGTGCGGGGAAAGGGCCTGATGTTCGCCATCGAGATGGCCGACCCCGCCACCGGCGCGCCCGCCCCCGGGCTGGCCGCCGCGGTGATGGAGGGCGCCCGCGAGCGCGGGCTGCTGGTCGGCAAGGGCGGGGTGCACAACAACGTGCTGCGCATGGCGCCACCGCTCAACCTGAGCGAGGAGGACGCGCGGGAGGGCCGCGACATCCTCGTCGATACGGTCACCGCGGTGGATTCCAAGGTGCGTAGCGCCTGA
- a CDS encoding PucR family transcriptional regulator ligand-binding domain-containing protein, with the protein MLPTLADVLRLPALQRARPKVVAGAKHLDTAVRWVHIAEVTDLAHLLRGGELVLTTGIAMPDSPEELRRYVEDLAAVGVSGIAVELGRKYPSETDLPKALLDAATEAGIPIISLERETRFVEITEAVHIRVVNEQLEELRESERLHEVFTQLSVEGARPAHVLREVAHLSGCPVVLENLAHQVLACDLNGEDPATVLASWEGRSRAVRGGPRTVHDPATGWLVTMVGARGQDWGRLILVCGASPAPRQTMLVERAATTLALGRLLERHQESLERQTHRTIIAGIVDRAYSDPEEALVRARAVGVPLSGRHLVGLVLRLREGGTGLAAQARLADTAEGAARACRELRLPALVGSLDDLRVGILLALGPQDEPDSCLHRLADRIRERVGGTSVLAVGSGTDDIRDVRRSFLEARQVGDVAVHQTDQRPFYRLPDLHLRGLLHLFRDDERLQTYVERELGPLLAYDDRHSSDLTDMLRHYLSAGRNKALAASRAHLSRPAFYERLRRISHVLDADLESVETCLSLHVALLSLDSVRDRLSQ; encoded by the coding sequence GTGCTGCCCACCCTTGCCGATGTCCTCCGCCTGCCCGCTCTCCAGCGCGCCCGTCCCAAGGTCGTGGCCGGTGCCAAGCACCTGGACACGGCGGTGCGGTGGGTGCACATCGCCGAGGTCACCGACCTCGCCCACCTGCTGCGCGGTGGTGAGCTCGTGCTCACCACCGGCATCGCCATGCCCGACTCCCCCGAGGAGTTGCGCCGCTACGTGGAGGACCTGGCCGCCGTCGGGGTGAGCGGCATCGCCGTCGAACTGGGCCGCAAATACCCCTCCGAGACCGACCTGCCCAAGGCACTGCTCGACGCCGCCACCGAGGCGGGCATCCCGATCATCTCGCTGGAGCGCGAGACCCGCTTCGTCGAGATCACCGAGGCCGTGCACATCCGGGTGGTCAACGAGCAGCTGGAGGAGCTGCGCGAGTCCGAACGGCTGCACGAGGTCTTCACCCAGCTTTCGGTCGAGGGAGCACGCCCCGCGCACGTGCTGCGGGAGGTCGCCCACCTGTCCGGCTGCCCGGTCGTCCTGGAGAACCTCGCCCACCAGGTGCTCGCCTGCGACCTCAACGGAGAGGACCCCGCCACGGTCCTCGCCTCCTGGGAGGGCCGGTCGCGGGCGGTGCGCGGCGGCCCGAGGACCGTCCACGACCCGGCCACCGGGTGGCTGGTCACCATGGTGGGTGCGCGCGGCCAGGACTGGGGGCGGCTGATCCTGGTCTGCGGCGCGTCCCCGGCGCCCCGGCAGACCATGCTGGTGGAGCGGGCGGCGACCACGCTCGCGCTGGGCCGCCTGCTGGAACGCCACCAGGAGAGCCTGGAGCGCCAGACCCACCGCACCATCATCGCCGGGATCGTGGACCGCGCCTACTCCGACCCGGAGGAGGCACTGGTCCGGGCGCGGGCGGTCGGAGTGCCGCTGTCGGGCCGCCACCTCGTCGGCCTGGTACTGCGGCTGCGCGAGGGTGGCACCGGGCTCGCGGCCCAGGCCCGGCTCGCCGACACCGCCGAGGGGGCCGCGCGCGCCTGCCGCGAGCTGCGGCTGCCCGCGCTCGTGGGCTCGCTCGACGACCTGCGCGTGGGGATCCTGCTGGCGCTGGGCCCCCAGGACGAACCGGACTCCTGCCTGCACCGGCTGGCCGACCGGATCCGCGAGCGCGTCGGCGGCACCAGCGTCCTGGCGGTCGGCTCGGGCACCGACGACATCCGCGATGTGCGCCGCTCCTTCCTGGAGGCGCGCCAGGTCGGGGACGTCGCCGTGCACCAGACCGACCAGCGCCCCTTCTACCGCCTGCCCGACCTGCACCTGCGCGGGCTGCTCCACCTCTTCCGCGACGACGAGCGGCTGCAGACCTACGTCGAGCGCGAACTGGGGCCGCTCCTGGCCTACGACGACCGCCACTCCAGCGACCTGACCGACATGCTCCGCCACTACCTGTCGGCGGGGCGGAACAAGGCGCTGGCGGCCTCGCGGGCGCACCTCTCGCGCCCGGCGTTCTACGAGCGGCTCCGCCGGATCTCCCACGTCCTGGACGCCGACCTGGAGTCGGTGGAGACGTGCCTGTCCCTGCATGTGGCTCTGCTGTCACTGGACTCGGTGCGCGACCGGCTCTCCCAGTGA
- a CDS encoding Lrp/AsnC family transcriptional regulator, translating into MGAPQPPARKNASGAALDETAKRIIEQLQQDGRRSYAAIGKAVGLSEAAVRQRVQRLLESGAVQVVGVTDPMMLGFSRQAMIGVRCNGDLNRVADELSAVAGVEYVVITAGSFDLLVEVVVADDEQLLEVLADIRAVPSVTGTESFVYLKLRKQTYAWGTR; encoded by the coding sequence ATGGGCGCCCCCCAGCCACCGGCCCGGAAGAACGCGTCGGGCGCCGCGCTCGACGAGACCGCCAAGCGCATCATCGAGCAGCTGCAGCAGGACGGACGCCGCTCGTATGCGGCCATCGGCAAGGCCGTCGGCCTCTCCGAGGCGGCGGTGCGCCAGCGCGTCCAGCGGCTTCTGGAGTCCGGCGCGGTGCAGGTCGTCGGTGTCACCGACCCGATGATGCTGGGGTTCAGCCGCCAGGCCATGATCGGCGTCCGGTGCAACGGGGACCTCAACCGGGTGGCCGACGAACTCTCCGCGGTCGCGGGTGTGGAGTACGTGGTGATCACCGCGGGATCCTTCGACCTCCTGGTCGAGGTGGTGGTCGCCGACGACGAGCAGCTGCTGGAGGTGCTGGCCGACATCCGCGCGGTCCCCAGCGTCACCGGTACCGAAAGCTTCGTCTACCTCAAGCTGCGCAAGCAGACCTACGCCTGGGGAACGCGCTGA
- a CDS encoding VTT domain-containing protein, with translation MTETALAFGFGVLAALFPFLNVEIYLLGAAALMGDGALFAMAVAAGLGQTLGKIAYYYLGRGALDIPWLKRRAQNPGRWSARIARLRAKAEGRPWWTAGLLAVSSFSSIPPFMFVVVLVGALRFPLWAFVSVAMASRTARFLLVVYAPGTVMGVLA, from the coding sequence GTGACCGAGACTGCGCTGGCCTTCGGTTTCGGTGTGCTGGCGGCGCTGTTCCCGTTCCTCAACGTGGAGATCTACCTGCTGGGGGCGGCCGCGCTCATGGGCGACGGCGCGCTTTTCGCGATGGCGGTGGCGGCGGGGCTGGGCCAGACGCTCGGCAAGATCGCCTACTACTACCTGGGGCGGGGAGCGCTCGACATCCCGTGGCTCAAGCGGCGGGCGCAGAACCCGGGGCGGTGGAGCGCCCGCATCGCCCGGTTACGGGCCAAGGCCGAGGGACGTCCGTGGTGGACGGCGGGCCTGCTGGCGGTGAGCTCGTTCTCCAGCATTCCGCCGTTCATGTTCGTGGTCGTCCTGGTGGGGGCGCTCCGCTTCCCGCTGTGGGCGTTCGTGTCGGTCGCCATGGCGAGCCGGACGGCGCGGTTCCTGCTGGTGGTCTATGCCCCGGGGACGGTCATGGGGGTGCTGGCCTGA